A segment of the Mercurialis annua linkage group LG4, ddMerAnnu1.2, whole genome shotgun sequence genome:
ATACTGCAAACTACTTTAGTTATTTGGTAAACTAAACTACTATCttcaatataataaataataattataatatctggataaaataaaacaatttaaattagtacTATTTTTTTCAACTGATTAGTAATTTACTACTGATTCAAGACGAAATTTATTCAACGACGTCGTTTGCGATTTGGTTTAACGGCTGCGACTCTTTCTCTTTCACTTTGATCTTGTTTAGTCATCAAAATGCAGGAACACAGGCCACGAAGCTGACAAATCCTGGTCTGTTAATGGCTAAGCACCTCAAAGCGAGACGAGGATTACATTTTGGTTTTTCTTTGCAAGTATTGGGTTGCTACTGCTCCAGGTTTatgacataatttttatttttaaggaaATATGTAGCAATTAGTTTTGTGTCTTTAAATAGAGAATCAATGTCTATGTCAACTTAAATTAATGCATGAATACAAATTGCCAGATTAAACCCATCATTGTGTTAATTTTAGATCATTCATAATTTCATTGTTCAATGATCAAATGTCTGGTATTGTGAAGTGTACCATTGGTTTGTCATTATCATACCTCAAAACAAAGCTTCTACTTCTCGATTACATGACTATCACATATTGACATGAATGTCTAGTATTTACATCAAGCATCATACTGTAAAGGAAAACTGAACTTTTTAGCTTGCTTATTCATAAGTTTGTACTTTTTACTCAAGGGTAAGCAGCAAGTCAGatgaaaatttagaaattttatcaGTTGCTATTGAAGATGGAGGGAAGAGTAAATCATTATTCCGCTTGTACATTGAACGCCATCCATCGATATGCACTATTTCCTCTGGACCTAAAGCGGGAATTGCTTTTTGGTGTAGATGTTTCAGAATTGTTTCTGTTTCGCCTAGAAGGAAAACTGCATGGCGCACACTTTCTTCCCGCATCTCAATTGAGCTGCTCGAACATTTTATCGTTATGACATTTTGAATGTTGGTGAGACAAGCACCCAGTATATCTGAGATCATGATAGTTACTGCTTCGTATAATCTGTCACTGGTATTGATGTTGCTTCTTTCATAATGGTATAGAATGGTCCGGCTTATTCTATACATGGAGTTTGCAGCCAGTACCTTGACGGGCCAATTTGAAGGGATTTCCTTTTGACATTCGTTCGTGTATTTATTCTTAAACTCCATGTACCTTTCTTTTGCAGCATCAGCAAGTCCTTCCAGCACTTCCTTTGCGGATTCTGCTTGGGATGACAATTTATTAAGATCGATATCTAGCCATTTATGACATAGATCAATTCCTTGCCACACCATATATGCTGCCTTTCTAATGTTACTCATGTCTTCTTCTTTATCCAGGTTGTCCTCAATATGTTTGACATAGATGAGGCCTTCATGCACACTACTCTTCAACTGCTTCTTTAAACCGCTGTCGATATCAGGAATTGCAAATGCAATGGCTGTCAGAGTCGCTACCGGAAGTGCCCAACAGTTTGGCGGTTCTTCACAATCTAGAGATTGAACTAGGTCACTGTCAAATTCTCTCACCCCCTGGAGTCCTTTGGATGATTTTTCCAACAATTCTATAAGTTGTTTGGGCTGTTTCTTCCTGCCCTTCTGTATCCAGTGATTGGTAGCATCACAATTGGAATTCATCATCAAATCTACTAATTGCGTCTCACCTTCCAGATGCAAAACAAAACGGCTAAGATCAGGTTTTGAGCTGGGTTGTGAGTCTAATCCAGAGTCATTTATGATGTTTGATTTAAGCTTGATCAACTTTTTGCAGCAGTTACTGAATGATAAAATGTAGCTCATGAAGTAAAGAGAAATGAATCGAATAACTTTGCTCACCAACACGATTCCTATTTGCATTCCAATGCATAGATtcaagattttattttttgcattatGGGCAAGTTTCCTACAGTTCCGATTCCTGATTTTAATGGTGAACGGGCACTCTTTCATCTCTACTAACAATTCAATCCAGTAACTTTCTACTTTGAATTCTCTTGAGCAGTACTTCTTCCCTATTGTTGGACACCTGAAATTTATAGCAGAGAACCATCTAATCGCAGGGGCAATAGTTCCGACTCCTATTGCCATGGACTGTGTTATAAGAATTAAGATGGTTGACCACTTATAATCAGACTCACCGGAGCAAAATTTCAATGACCAAGGCATCAAGTAAGATCTCAGCATGGCTTCTGCTAACGTCGCAGCGCTGAGGAGGCTGAATGCGCCTGCAGCAGTACATGTAACGGAACGCCCCATCACAAATTGGGGGCTGCAGGTATGAGCCATCATCCAGAATTTCATTATATCATTTTTAAGTTTCTTTTCCAATGCACAATCAGTCTCATACGAGCATTCTTTCACAgccatttcatattttttcttatatttGGTCTCTAAGTGTCTCTTAGTTGTTGGCACTGTTAAAGCAGAAAAGCTCAATAGCAGAAGCAAAATGAGCATGAAGAACATAGTTAATGCATGCTCTCTCCCATGCAGATAGATCACACCTGTTCCTAATTGGATGCATATATTAACTATAACAGTAATAACAAGTATTCCGAGAGCTATTATATTCATCATTAATTCTGTATTTTCCATATTTCCTAGAGAAGGCATAGAGTTACCCATCAGTGTGCAAATCAAGACTCCACTGCTGAGCTTTGTAAGCTGATCCACACGACGGGGCATAGGAGTATTTAGATCTACGGACAGCTTGATTGCAACTGCAAGAATCGTCAATGAAGTGGCATTGATACAGCAGAATTTGCTCGGAAACCAGTACTTTCGACAGCGGATACCGTGAATAAAATCGGCAGCCATAGCAATTGCACAGGCTAGAGAAGCTGCTGCAATGTATATGCCAATCCATGGAAGTGGCTCGCTGAACTTTGCTTCGTTCAAGTTCCCGTCAACTGTACAGCCAAGCTTAACCATTTGATCTTTTCTCGTTGTTCCGTCTCCTCAGTTGCTGAGAAATTGATTCGGGTTTTTCGCCACTGAAGTAATTGATCAGCTGCTAAAAGGTTGAGTTAATTTTTCACTAGAAAAATCTTGAAAGAATCTGAGATGTTTGATTGGAGCTGCCACCCATATGATTGGCTCTTCCATCTACAGGTGCTGGTTGAAGTCAAAGAGAGCATTCTGGACTAGCAAATCTAATTCACCGTTTGACTTGTAATATCTGTGCCGCTTGCTTGTTATTTTTTCCCCAGGACTAGAGGATGAACTCCATAAGATGTGGTGGTTATGGATTgttactatattttatttttgactgGCAGATCTACTATTGAAACTTCAACAAGGGCCTTAAAAGTCATGGCACGCATAATTTTGTCGTTTTGAATATTCCTCACTTATTGATCAATATAATGATTCTAATGGAGCATAGCAATAATTGATATGTCTAATGTCGTTTTGAATAGCTACAATTAAGAGCTTGTACAAACCCGATCAAACTaataaccgaaccaaattgataaatttatccTTACCATGCCCGACTTTACAATGTCGGTGAAGAGTTCATGGCTCTTTGCGAAGTTTCATGATATTCTTTTTAGTTCGGATGGATTCTGAACATAactaatttttgatttaattaagtgtatcaaatttaaaaatttaattaaaaaatcaaccGAATAATAATGGCTGAAATACTTGATGCAATCAGATAGACTACTGAACTTTCGAGTTGTATTTTTCATCTAAGAAATTCTTACCGGTAGTTTTTCAAATTGTCCATTTTTATAACTCAACTTGTACAATGAAAAGTATGTAAACGTGAAACGGCAGGTCGTTTCAGTGTCTTTTAGTTCTGTATCAAACATTTGAAACGCACCGTTCCAGGTATTACAATTTTTGCTAGTTTCTTGGTCTGCCCCTCAATTTTCTTGAAAGAAAAAACGCGAGGAAAAAATAGGAATGGGAACGAGAACAAATTTCTACAAAAATCCATCGATTTCTTACAAAAAGGACATCAGTCTCACTTCTGTGCttcaaaatttaaaaggtaTGAACATCAGCATCAATTTCCTGTCGCCATTGTTTTTCTTATGATTGTAAATTTAATTACATCGCAGCTTATAACGCCGTAACCGGAAATGCACCTGTAACCGACGATGAAGAGCAGCAGAAATCTGACACATATAATCACAGGACTAGAAAGACGGGCAAGAAGCGTCAGACCGTAGAATCTCCACCACGGCCTCATACAATTCAGGAGCAGAGCGGACCGATTTCGCACCAGGATTACATAGACAAGAGAAGGTCTAGTTTAAAAACTcaatgatttttatttaatttaatttattaatttattttgatatgcTCTGTTTATGATGCTTGTACAGAAAAGAAGTGAGCTCTTCACAACCTTATGAAACATTGACTGTTGATGTTTTGGTAAAAATGATTGAATTActgttaaaatttgaatttatttgtgattttgtgattttttccCGGTGCGACGTAACGGCTGTTGTTcttataaattatgttttttttttgtttctggtTGGCAGGGAGCTGCTCCTAGCTCGGTTTTGAACTTGGTCGACTATGGAAGTAAGCAGCTTTTGTTTTGACTTCATTGAAATTAGTTCACTTATGTTTTTCGATGTATAATTGAGGATTAAAATAGCGTTTTGGCACCTGTGCGCCTCTTCTTGCAACTGGTAGTTAGAGCGTATTGTGGGAGTGTTAAAATAATTGCCGCGTTTGACTTTAATCTAATGCTGAGTGCTGATGTGGATTTAATTTTCCTAGAAAGTGAAATGCACATCGTTATAACCTTTTCTGTTCATTAAATTTTTAGGTGATGAAAGTGATGCAGAATCTCAAGAGGAAAACCCCAAAGATTCTGGTTcgatctaattttttttaatcggCTGTTGTTTAGTCTTTTCTTTCTTGAGTGGATTTACTTGCCATTGCTTTGACTGATCACTTGGTATTTTTACTTTCTTAGGTCTCACTACTGAAGTTGACAACGGGGTTAAGTCTAGAGATGCGCAGCGTTTTCCTCTGCCAGGAGAACCTGTTTGTGTTGTATGCGGAAAATACGGGGAATACATATGCAATAAGGTATAAGAaccttttgttttaattttgaaaagagCTATGCAAtgtttaatttacattttgacCATGTTGATGTGTTCTTTGCAGACTGACGACGATATATGCAGCATGGAATGCAAAGCTCAACTTTTGCAAAGTCTTAAACTTGCTGAGGTGTTTTTTTATAACTGTCAACTTAAGCATGTCTTTCTTGTACTGACTTCTTAAGGTTATAACTTCTGCTTTTATGATTTCAGTCTGAGCTAAACAACCAAAAGCCAAATGTTCCTTCCTCTAGAGTTAATTGTGCCTTACCAATTCCCGAGCTTGGGGAGGACACTTGGGACTATAACCGCAATCGCTGGGCCAGAAAGCGATCTAATCTTTGTACTTACGAGTGGTATATTTCTTTATCAATACGATAAGTATTGATCATAGTTGTAGATAGTTTTTTTAATAGCTGTTAATGGCTTTAAGTAGGATTTGATGCTACGAAGAATTATGTAATTATCTACCTGGTCACAACTCACAAGTCTTTCTGATGTTGTTGCCATGATATGTCGGAAATGAATGCCAGCTGCCACAGGATGAAATCAAATTGATCCTGCTTTCTTAGAAAGGAGGGATATGTGATATTATGTGCCAAACTGCCACTTATTTACTTAGATTAATAATGTGCCTTTGTAGTTGGAAATGCGAGAGGCCTGGGCATCTTGCTGAAGATTGTTTGGTGACAACAAGTGACCAGGTTAGTTAACATTGCCTACATAAAACATTGTTAAGTAGCATACATCTTAGTGATTTTAGTTTTGAATATTCTTGCAAATGTTATATTAGGTGGTGGATGGGTGGAAGAAGAATTCAATA
Coding sequences within it:
- the LOC126677106 gene encoding uncharacterized protein LOC126677106, whose translation is MVKLGCTVDGNLNEAKFSEPLPWIGIYIAAASLACAIAMAADFIHGIRCRKYWFPSKFCCINATSLTILAVAIKLSVDLNTPMPRRVDQLTKLSSGVLICTLMGNSMPSLGNMENTELMMNIIALGILVITVIVNICIQLGTGVIYLHGREHALTMFFMLILLLLLSFSALTVPTTKRHLETKYKKKYEMAVKECSYETDCALEKKLKNDIMKFWMMAHTCSPQFVMGRSVTCTAAGAFSLLSAATLAEAMLRSYLMPWSLKFCSGESDYKWSTILILITQSMAIGVGTIAPAIRWFSAINFRCPTIGKKYCSREFKVESYWIELLVEMKECPFTIKIRNRNCRKLAHNAKNKILNLCIGMQIGIVLVSKVIRFISLYFMSYILSFSNCCKKLIKLKSNIINDSGLDSQPSSKPDLSRFVLHLEGETQLVDLMMNSNCDATNHWIQKGRKKQPKQLIELLEKSSKGLQGVREFDSDLVQSLDCEEPPNCWALPVATLTAIAFAIPDIDSGLKKQLKSSVHEGLIYVKHIEDNLDKEEDMSNIRKAAYMVWQGIDLCHKWLDIDLNKLSSQAESAKEVLEGLADAAKERYMEFKNKYTNECQKEIPSNWPVKVLAANSMYRISRTILYHYERSNINTSDRLYEAVTIMISDILGACLTNIQNVITIKCSSSSIEMREESVRHAVFLLGETETILKHLHQKAIPALGPEEIVHIDGWRSMYKRNNDLLFPPSSIATDKISKFSSDLLLTLE
- the LOC126679143 gene encoding uncharacterized protein LOC126679143 — protein: MGTRTNFYKNPSISYKKDISLTSVLQNLKAYNAVTGNAPVTDDEEQQKSDTYNHRTRKTGKKRQTVESPPRPHTIQEQSGPISHQDYIDKRRKEVSSSQPYETLTVDVLGAAPSSVLNLVDYGSDESDAESQEENPKDSGLTTEVDNGVKSRDAQRFPLPGEPVCVVCGKYGEYICNKTDDDICSMECKAQLLQSLKLAESELNNQKPNVPSSRVNCALPIPELGEDTWDYNRNRWARKRSNLCTYECWKCERPGHLAEDCLVTTSDQVVDGWKKNSIPKDLLGLYRRCHQIGKNLSAAYCNVCRSSLSLATCINCSAILCDNAGHLDEHIRTHPSHQQYYSHKLKRLVKCCKPTCKVTNIRDLMACHYCFDKAFDKFYDMHTATWKGAALSIIWGSISCEDHFGWHRMNCLNANVEESSYVLKRNPEKNNFAQLSDFIF